A DNA window from Mycobacterium sp. IDR2000157661 contains the following coding sequences:
- a CDS encoding substrate-binding domain-containing protein, producing MGRHSKPDPEDSAGRDSGAQHNESQTERFDHFGDTPNYGEDRGEDFVGDGPAGAVPPRSGPQHSVDWDGGEWTGSHRAVTPKRRGVSVGVIAALVTVVVVVGAVILWRFFGDALSDRSDAAAARCVDGELAVAVAADPSIAEHVQGLADRYNETAAPVGDRCVNVGVTPATSDQVVNGFTGTWPAELGERPALWIPASSVSEARLEAAAGAKTISDSRSLVSTPVLLAVQPQLKGALAQQNWSTLPQLQTDPAALDGLNLPGWGSLRLALPLSGDGDASYLAAEAVAAASAPAGAPPSAGIGAVNRLVAGQPELADDRASTAMDAMLTADEPAAAPVHAVVTTEQQLYQRSTALPDARNVVASWLPPGPTAMADYPTVLLSGDWLSKEQQTAASEFARFMRKPELLAELADAGFRVEGAAPPNSEVVDFAPVSAPLSVGGTEVRATVANALTAPVQSPAVTIMLDQSMPTDEGGRSRLANVVAALDARLQALPPTSAVGLWTFDGSQGRSEIAIGPLGDQLNGQPRSAALTAALDAQSASGGGAVSFTTLRLVYTAAMADYREGQPNSILVITTGPHTDQSLGSEGLQAYIRGAFDPARPVAVNVIDFGADSDRATWEAVAQITGGNYQNLQSSASPELTSAVANFLG from the coding sequence CCGAAGATTCGGCAGGCCGGGATTCCGGGGCACAGCACAACGAGTCCCAGACCGAGCGCTTCGATCACTTCGGCGACACCCCGAACTACGGCGAGGACCGGGGCGAGGATTTCGTCGGCGACGGGCCCGCTGGGGCGGTCCCCCCGCGCTCGGGTCCGCAGCACAGTGTCGATTGGGACGGTGGCGAGTGGACGGGCAGCCACCGCGCGGTGACGCCGAAACGGCGCGGCGTCAGCGTCGGAGTCATCGCCGCGCTGGTGACGGTCGTCGTGGTTGTCGGAGCGGTGATCCTGTGGCGCTTCTTCGGTGACGCGCTGTCGGACCGCAGTGACGCCGCGGCCGCCCGCTGCGTAGACGGTGAACTCGCGGTCGCCGTCGCGGCCGACCCGTCGATCGCCGAGCACGTGCAGGGGCTGGCCGACCGGTACAACGAGACCGCGGCGCCGGTCGGCGACCGATGCGTCAACGTCGGCGTCACACCGGCGACCTCCGATCAGGTGGTCAACGGATTCACCGGCACCTGGCCCGCCGAACTCGGTGAGCGGCCCGCGTTGTGGATCCCCGCGAGCTCGGTCTCCGAGGCGCGCTTGGAGGCGGCCGCAGGCGCGAAGACGATCAGCGACAGCCGTTCACTGGTCAGCACCCCCGTGCTGCTCGCTGTTCAACCTCAGCTCAAAGGCGCCCTGGCGCAGCAGAACTGGTCGACTTTGCCGCAACTGCAGACCGACCCGGCGGCGCTCGACGGGCTCAACCTGCCCGGCTGGGGTTCGCTGCGGCTCGCGTTGCCGCTGAGCGGCGACGGCGACGCGTCCTACCTGGCCGCCGAGGCGGTCGCCGCGGCGTCCGCACCCGCCGGCGCGCCGCCGAGTGCGGGCATCGGCGCGGTGAACAGGTTGGTGGCCGGTCAGCCCGAGTTGGCCGACGACCGCGCCTCGACCGCGATGGATGCGATGCTGACCGCCGACGAGCCGGCCGCCGCCCCCGTGCATGCCGTCGTAACCACCGAACAGCAGTTGTACCAACGCAGCACGGCGCTGCCGGACGCCCGAAACGTCGTCGCGTCGTGGCTGCCGCCCGGGCCCACCGCGATGGCGGACTACCCCACCGTGCTGTTGTCGGGCGACTGGTTGTCGAAGGAACAGCAGACGGCGGCCAGCGAATTCGCCCGGTTCATGCGCAAGCCCGAACTGCTCGCCGAACTCGCGGACGCCGGCTTCCGGGTCGAGGGAGCCGCGCCGCCGAACAGTGAGGTCGTCGACTTCGCACCGGTGTCGGCGCCGTTATCGGTGGGCGGCACCGAGGTGCGCGCCACTGTCGCCAACGCCTTGACGGCGCCGGTGCAGAGCCCGGCGGTGACGATCATGCTCGACCAATCGATGCCCACCGACGAGGGCGGAAGGTCGCGGCTAGCGAACGTGGTGGCGGCGCTCGACGCCCGGTTGCAGGCCCTGCCGCCGACATCGGCGGTCGGGCTGTGGACCTTCGACGGTAGCCAGGGCCGGTCGGAGATCGCCATCGGCCCGCTCGGCGATCAACTCAACGGCCAACCGCGCTCGGCGGCGTTGACCGCGGCCCTGGACGCGCAGTCCGCGTCGGGTGGCGGCGCGGTCTCGTTCACCACGCTGCGGCTGGTCTACACCGCAGCGATGGCCGATTACCGTGAGGGACAGCCGAACTCGATCCTGGTGATCACGACGGGACCGCACACCGACCAGAGCCTCGGCAGCGAGGGATTGCAGGCCTATATCCGCGGCGCCTTTGATCCGGCACGCCCGGTCGCGGTCAACGTAATCGACTTCGGTGCGGACTCCGACCGCGCCACCTGGGAGGCCGTCGCGCAGATCACCGGCGGCAACTATCAGAACCTGCAGAGTTCGGCGAGCCCCGAACTGACCTCGGCGGTCGCGAACTTCCTGGGTTAG
- a CDS encoding alpha/beta fold hydrolase, giving the protein MLPDSVREWRDGGRLMPTPAGEVFVRSADGNGPTILLLHGYPSSSFDYRHVVAHLRDRAWVTLDFLGFGLSAKPRPHRYSLFEQADIVSSVLADTTPGPVVLVAHDMGTSVATELLARDLESRLPFDLQAAVLTNGSVILDRASLRPIQKILRGPLGQVAARLISERGFARGFGKLFSDDHPLTREEAEAQWALMAYHDGHRIPHLLISYLGERVEYASRWHGAVADWPRPLSFLWALGDPVATVNVLDGLRELRPAADVVELPGVGHYPQVEVPDVFARSALSLLAH; this is encoded by the coding sequence GTGCTCCCTGACAGCGTACGGGAATGGCGGGACGGCGGCCGCCTGATGCCGACGCCTGCCGGGGAGGTGTTCGTCCGCTCGGCCGACGGGAACGGCCCGACGATCCTGCTGTTGCACGGCTACCCGTCGAGTTCGTTCGACTACCGCCACGTCGTCGCGCACCTGAGGGATCGCGCGTGGGTGACGCTGGATTTCCTGGGCTTCGGGCTTTCGGCCAAACCGCGTCCGCACCGCTACAGCCTTTTCGAGCAGGCCGACATCGTCTCGTCCGTGCTGGCCGATACGACGCCGGGACCCGTCGTGCTGGTCGCACACGACATGGGCACGTCGGTGGCCACCGAACTGCTGGCCCGAGACCTGGAGAGCCGCTTGCCGTTCGATCTGCAGGCCGCGGTTTTGACCAACGGCAGCGTCATCCTCGACCGGGCCAGTCTGCGGCCGATCCAGAAGATCCTGCGTGGCCCCCTCGGCCAGGTGGCGGCCCGCCTGATCAGCGAGCGGGGGTTCGCCCGTGGGTTCGGCAAGCTGTTCAGCGACGACCACCCGCTGACCCGCGAGGAGGCCGAAGCCCAGTGGGCGCTGATGGCCTACCACGACGGTCACCGGATCCCGCACCTGCTGATCTCCTACCTCGGTGAGCGGGTCGAGTACGCGTCGCGCTGGCACGGTGCGGTGGCCGATTGGCCCAGGCCGCTCAGTTTCCTGTGGGCGCTCGGCGATCCGGTCGCGACCGTCAACGTGCTCGACGGGCTGCGCGAGCTACGGCCGGCCGCCGACGTCGTCGAATTACCCGGCGTCGGCCATTACCCGCAGGTCGAGGTGCCCGACGTGTTCGCGCGGTCGGCGTTGAGCCTGCTGGCGCACTAA
- the gcvP gene encoding aminomethyl-transferring glycine dehydrogenase: MFDHHQPNFADRHIGPDAHALATMLKTIGVESLDELAAKALPAGILDAPSADGLAPGLDTLPAAATEEQALAELRALADTNTVAVSMIGQGYHDTLTPPVLLRNILENPAWYTAYTPYQPEISQGRLEALLNFQTMVTDLTGLEVANASMLDEGTAAAEAMTLMHRAVRGPSNRLVMDSDVFRQTAAVVATRAEPLGIEIVTADLRRGLPDGDFFGVIAQLPGASGCVDDWTSLVAEAHERDALVAIGADLLALTLVTPPGDIGADVAFGTTQRFGVPMGFGGPHAGYLAVHAKHARQLPGRLVGVSLDADGAPAYRLALQTREQHIRRDKATSNICTAQVLLAVIAAMYASYHGADGLTGIAARVHGRARALAAGLAAAGVEVVHRDFFDTVLARVPSGAAEVRNAAKARGINVWLVDDDHVSVACDEATTAAHVEAVLSAFEATPVEGDFDAPAIATRASGFLTHPAFTRYRTETEMMRYLRSLADKDIALDRSMIPLGSCTMKLNAAAEMESITWPEFGRQHPFAPASDTPGLRKLIADLEQWLVDITGYDAVSLQPNAGSQGEYAGLLAIQAYHAERGEPDRDICLIPSSAHGTNAASAALAGMRVVVVACRANGDVDLDDLRAKVTEHADRLSALMITYPSTHGVYEHDIADICAAVHDVGGQVYVDGANLNALVGLARPGRFGGDVSHLNLHKTFCIPHGGGGPGVGPVAVRAHLAKYLPGHPLAAELGDGARVDGAARPVVSAAPYGSASILPISWAYIRMMGAAGLRAASLTAIASANYIARRLDEYYPVLYTGENGMVAHECILDLRTITKQTGVTVDDVAKRLADYGFHAPTMSFPVAGTLMVEPTESEGIEEVDAFCEAMIAIRAEIDEVGSGGWPVDDNPLRNAPHTAESLLVADWPHPYSREQAAYPLGKNFRPKVWPPVRRIDGAYGDRNLVCSCPPVEAFA; encoded by the coding sequence GTGTTCGATCATCATCAGCCCAACTTCGCCGACCGCCACATCGGCCCCGACGCCCACGCCCTGGCGACGATGCTCAAGACCATCGGCGTGGAATCGCTGGACGAACTCGCCGCCAAGGCGCTGCCCGCCGGCATCCTCGATGCGCCGTCGGCCGACGGCCTGGCGCCGGGTCTCGACACGCTGCCCGCCGCTGCCACCGAGGAGCAGGCGCTGGCCGAGCTGCGCGCGCTCGCCGACACCAACACGGTCGCGGTGTCGATGATCGGACAGGGTTACCACGACACGCTGACGCCGCCGGTGCTGCTGCGCAACATCCTGGAGAACCCGGCCTGGTACACCGCGTACACGCCCTACCAGCCCGAGATCAGCCAGGGCCGGCTCGAGGCGCTGCTGAACTTCCAGACCATGGTGACCGACCTGACCGGCCTCGAGGTCGCCAACGCCTCCATGCTCGACGAGGGCACGGCGGCGGCCGAGGCGATGACCCTGATGCATCGCGCCGTGCGCGGGCCGTCGAACCGGTTGGTGATGGATTCCGACGTGTTCCGGCAGACCGCCGCGGTGGTGGCCACCCGCGCCGAACCGCTGGGCATCGAGATCGTCACCGCCGACCTGCGGCGGGGGCTGCCGGATGGCGACTTCTTCGGTGTCATCGCGCAGCTGCCGGGCGCCAGCGGATGCGTCGACGACTGGACGTCGCTGGTCGCCGAGGCGCACGAGCGGGACGCGCTGGTCGCGATCGGCGCCGATCTGCTGGCGTTGACGCTGGTCACCCCGCCCGGTGACATCGGGGCCGACGTCGCCTTCGGCACCACCCAACGATTCGGCGTGCCAATGGGATTCGGCGGGCCGCACGCCGGCTACCTGGCGGTCCATGCCAAGCATGCGCGACAACTGCCCGGTCGCCTGGTTGGGGTGTCGCTGGACGCCGACGGCGCGCCGGCGTACCGGTTGGCGCTGCAGACCCGCGAGCAGCACATACGCCGCGACAAGGCCACGAGCAACATCTGCACCGCGCAGGTGCTGCTGGCGGTGATCGCCGCGATGTACGCCAGCTACCACGGCGCCGACGGGCTGACCGGGATCGCCGCCCGCGTGCACGGCCGCGCCCGCGCGCTGGCCGCGGGACTGGCGGCGGCAGGGGTCGAGGTGGTGCACCGCGACTTCTTCGACACCGTGCTGGCCCGGGTGCCGAGCGGCGCGGCCGAGGTGCGCAACGCCGCCAAGGCGCGTGGCATCAACGTGTGGCTCGTCGACGACGACCACGTGTCGGTGGCCTGCGACGAGGCCACCACCGCCGCGCACGTCGAGGCGGTGCTGTCGGCGTTCGAGGCGACGCCGGTGGAGGGCGACTTCGACGCCCCGGCCATCGCGACGCGCGCGTCGGGCTTCCTGACGCACCCGGCGTTCACGCGCTACCGTACCGAAACCGAGATGATGCGCTACCTGCGGTCGCTGGCCGACAAGGACATCGCGTTGGACCGCAGCATGATTCCGCTCGGTTCCTGCACGATGAAGCTCAACGCGGCAGCAGAGATGGAGTCGATCACCTGGCCCGAGTTCGGCCGTCAGCACCCGTTCGCGCCGGCCTCCGACACCCCCGGTCTGCGCAAGCTGATCGCGGATCTGGAGCAGTGGCTGGTCGACATCACCGGCTACGATGCGGTGTCGCTGCAGCCCAACGCAGGGTCGCAGGGCGAGTACGCGGGACTGCTTGCCATCCAGGCCTACCACGCTGAGCGCGGCGAACCGGACCGCGACATCTGCCTCATCCCGTCGAGTGCGCACGGCACCAACGCCGCCTCGGCGGCGCTGGCCGGCATGCGCGTCGTCGTGGTGGCCTGCCGCGCGAACGGAGACGTCGACCTCGACGACCTGCGCGCGAAGGTGACCGAACACGCAGACCGGTTGTCGGCGTTGATGATCACCTATCCCTCGACCCACGGCGTCTACGAGCACGACATCGCCGACATCTGCGCGGCCGTGCACGACGTCGGCGGCCAGGTCTACGTCGACGGCGCGAACCTCAACGCGCTCGTCGGCCTGGCCCGGCCGGGCCGGTTCGGCGGCGACGTCAGCCACCTGAACCTGCACAAGACGTTCTGCATCCCGCACGGCGGGGGCGGCCCGGGCGTCGGGCCTGTCGCGGTGCGGGCCCATCTGGCCAAGTACCTGCCGGGCCACCCGCTCGCCGCCGAACTCGGCGACGGCGCTCGGGTCGACGGGGCAGCGCGGCCCGTGGTGTCGGCGGCGCCCTACGGATCGGCGTCGATCCTGCCGATCAGCTGGGCCTACATTCGGATGATGGGCGCGGCCGGGTTGCGCGCGGCGTCGCTGACGGCGATCGCGTCGGCCAACTACATCGCCCGCCGCCTCGACGAGTATTACCCGGTCCTCTACACCGGCGAGAACGGCATGGTCGCCCACGAATGCATCCTCGATCTGCGGACCATCACCAAGCAGACGGGCGTCACCGTCGACGATGTCGCAAAGCGTCTGGCGGACTATGGTTTCCATGCCCCGACAATGAGCTTCCCGGTGGCAGGCACGCTGATGGTCGAGCCGACCGAAAGTGAGGGCATCGAGGAGGTCGACGCGTTCTGCGAGGCGATGATCGCGATCCGCGCGGAGATCGACGAGGTCGGCTCCGGCGGGTGGCCGGTGGACGACAACCCGCTGCGCAACGCCCCGCACACCGCGGAGAGCCTGCTGGTGGCCGACTGGCCCCATCCGTACAGCCGCGAGCAGGCCGCCTATCCACTGGGCAAGAACTTCCGCCCCAAGGTGTGGCCCCCGGTGCGACGCATCGACGGCGCCTACGGCGACCGCAACCTGGTGTGCTCCTGCCCGCCGGTCGAGGCGTTCGCCTAG
- a CDS encoding MerR family transcriptional regulator: MGDTPRQEQLDLNTAGGRTDPQMTAPSEPVQAGLFPDDSVPDELVGYRGPSACQIAGITYRQLDYWARTSLVVPSIRGAAGSGSQRLYSFKDILVLKIVKRLLDTGISLHNIRVAVDHLRQRGVQDLANITLFSDGTTVYECTSAEEVVDLLQGGQGVFGIAVSGAMRELTGAIADFPGERADGGESIAAPEDELASRRKHRDRKIG; encoded by the coding sequence GTGGGAGACACGCCACGTCAGGAGCAGCTGGACCTCAACACTGCCGGCGGCCGAACGGATCCGCAGATGACAGCGCCCAGCGAACCGGTGCAGGCGGGGCTCTTCCCGGACGACTCCGTGCCCGACGAACTCGTCGGCTACCGCGGGCCCAGCGCCTGCCAGATCGCAGGCATCACCTACCGGCAGCTGGACTACTGGGCGCGCACCTCGCTGGTGGTCCCGTCGATCCGCGGCGCGGCCGGATCGGGCAGCCAGCGGCTCTACTCGTTCAAGGACATCCTGGTCCTCAAGATCGTCAAGCGACTGCTGGACACCGGCATCTCGCTGCACAACATCCGCGTCGCCGTCGACCACCTGCGCCAACGCGGCGTTCAGGACCTGGCCAACATCACGCTGTTCTCGGACGGCACCACGGTCTACGAGTGCACGTCGGCCGAGGAGGTCGTCGACCTGCTGCAGGGTGGGCAGGGCGTGTTCGGCATCGCTGTCTCCGGCGCGATGCGGGAACTGACCGGCGCGATCGCCGACTTCCCCGGCGAGCGTGCCGACGGGGGTGAATCGATCGCGGCGCCCGAGGACGAGTTGGCGTCGCGACGCAAGCACCGCGACCGCAAGATCGGCTGA
- a CDS encoding bifunctional nuclease family protein, with product MGEVRVVGIRVEQPQNQPVLLLREANGDRYLPIWIGQSEAAAIALEQQGVEPARPLTHDLIRDVIAALGHSLKEVRIVDLQEGTFYADLIFDRDIKVSARPSDSVAIALRVGVPIYVEEAVLAEAGLLIPDENDDEAAGTVREDEVEKFKEFLDSVSPDDFKAT from the coding sequence ATGGGTGAGGTTCGTGTGGTCGGCATTCGCGTTGAGCAGCCCCAGAACCAGCCGGTGCTGTTGCTGCGAGAGGCCAATGGCGACCGGTATCTGCCGATCTGGATCGGGCAGTCGGAGGCCGCCGCAATCGCGCTGGAACAGCAGGGAGTCGAGCCGGCGCGCCCGCTCACGCATGACTTGATCAGAGATGTCATTGCCGCGCTTGGCCATTCGCTCAAAGAGGTGCGCATCGTCGACCTGCAGGAAGGCACGTTCTACGCCGACCTGATCTTCGACCGCGACATCAAGGTCTCGGCGCGGCCGTCGGACTCGGTGGCGATCGCGCTGCGGGTGGGGGTGCCCATCTACGTCGAGGAGGCGGTGCTGGCCGAGGCCGGCCTGCTGATTCCCGACGAGAACGACGACGAGGCCGCAGGCACCGTGCGCGAGGACGAGGTGGAGAAGTTCAAGGAGTTTCTCGACAGCGTCTCGCCCGATGACTTCAAAGCCACGTAG
- the ftsR gene encoding transcriptional regulator FtsR, with protein MTAPDTPALTGMSIGAVLDLLRPDFPDVTISKIRFLEAEGLVTPERTASGYRRFTAYDCARLRFILTAQRDQYLPLKVIKSQLDAQPDGELPPSGSGYGQPRLVPVSGGREDSAAVAPAQVRLSREDLLARSGVDDELLTALIKAGVITPSFRGPGATFFDEHSVVIAQCARALADYGVEPRHLRAFRSAADRQSDLIAQIAGPVVKAGKAGARDRADDLAREVAALAITLHTSLIKSAVRDVLDR; from the coding sequence ATGACGGCACCCGACACTCCCGCGCTCACCGGGATGTCGATCGGTGCGGTCCTCGATCTGCTGCGGCCCGACTTCCCGGACGTGACCATCTCCAAGATCCGGTTCCTGGAAGCCGAAGGGCTGGTCACCCCCGAGCGCACGGCGTCGGGTTACCGGCGGTTCACCGCCTACGACTGCGCGCGGCTGCGGTTCATCCTCACCGCCCAGCGCGACCAGTACCTGCCGTTGAAGGTCATCAAGTCCCAACTCGACGCACAGCCGGACGGTGAGCTGCCCCCGAGCGGTTCCGGTTACGGCCAGCCGCGGTTGGTGCCGGTGTCTGGAGGGCGGGAGGATTCGGCTGCCGTGGCGCCCGCGCAGGTGCGGCTGTCCCGCGAGGACCTGCTGGCGCGCTCGGGCGTCGATGACGAGTTGCTGACGGCTCTGATCAAGGCCGGAGTGATAACGCCCTCGTTCCGGGGACCGGGCGCGACCTTCTTCGACGAGCATTCGGTGGTGATCGCGCAGTGCGCCCGCGCGCTCGCCGACTACGGCGTCGAGCCCCGCCACCTGCGTGCCTTCCGGTCCGCGGCCGACCGGCAGTCCGATCTGATCGCCCAGATCGCCGGACCGGTGGTCAAAGCGGGCAAGGCGGGCGCTCGCGACCGCGCCGACGACCTTGCCCGTGAGGTGGCTGCGCTGGCGATCACGTTGCACACGTCGCTGATCAAGTCGGCGGTGCGCGACGTACTCGATCGCTGA
- the garA gene encoding glycogen accumulation regulator GarA produces the protein MPQNDQNSGADQTSDEVTVETTSVFRADFLNELDAPAAAGAEGAVSGVEGLPVGSALLVVKRGPNAGSRFLLDQPTTSAGRHPDSDIFLDDVTVSRRHAEFRLESGEFQVVDVGSLNGTYVNREPVDSAALANGDEVQIGKFRLVFLTGPKSDESGSTG, from the coding sequence GTGCCACAGAACGACCAGAACTCTGGGGCTGACCAGACGTCTGACGAAGTCACCGTGGAGACGACATCGGTATTCCGCGCCGACTTCCTCAACGAACTGGACGCCCCGGCGGCGGCGGGCGCTGAAGGAGCGGTCTCGGGGGTCGAAGGTCTGCCCGTCGGCTCGGCCCTGCTCGTCGTCAAGCGCGGACCGAACGCCGGGTCCCGCTTCTTGCTCGACCAGCCGACCACGTCGGCGGGCCGTCATCCCGATAGCGACATCTTCTTGGATGACGTCACGGTGAGCCGTCGGCATGCCGAGTTCCGCCTCGAAAGCGGCGAGTTCCAGGTGGTCGACGTGGGGAGCCTGAACGGCACCTACGTCAACAGGGAGCCGGTGGACTCCGCGGCGCTGGCCAACGGCGACGAGGTGCAGATCGGCAAGTTTCGCCTGGTGTTCTTGACCGGGCCCAAGAGCGACGAGAGCGGTTCGACCGGCTAG
- the gcvH gene encoding glycine cleavage system protein GcvH has product MSEIPADLHYTEEHEWVQRTGDGTVRVGITDYAQSALGDVVFVQLPDVGADVTAGESFGEVESTKSVSDLYAPVSAKVIAVNGDLEATPQLVNSDPYGEGWLVELQADALALEAGLGGLLDADGYRATVTE; this is encoded by the coding sequence GTGAGCGAAATCCCAGCCGACCTGCACTACACCGAGGAACACGAGTGGGTGCAGCGCACCGGCGACGGCACCGTTCGCGTCGGGATCACCGATTACGCGCAGTCGGCCCTCGGTGACGTGGTGTTCGTCCAGCTGCCCGACGTCGGGGCCGACGTCACCGCCGGCGAATCGTTCGGCGAGGTCGAATCCACCAAGTCGGTGTCGGACCTCTACGCGCCCGTCAGCGCGAAAGTCATTGCGGTGAACGGCGATCTGGAGGCAACGCCGCAGCTGGTCAACTCCGACCCCTATGGCGAGGGCTGGCTGGTCGAGCTGCAGGCCGACGCCTTGGCGCTGGAGGCGGGCCTGGGCGGACTTCTTGATGCCGACGGCTACCGCGCCACCGTGACCGAATGA
- a CDS encoding DUF881 domain-containing protein has translation MNEHTPQHKQPQHGRHELAPDAQPPDGTDRSGRLRSRSQLIFGALAVVLCILLGIAIVTQVRQNESGDSLETARPADLLVLLDSLQQREAALNTEVAELQRTLAELQASGSSDQAAIENAQARLAALSILIGTVPATGPGVRLTISDNAPGVPAETLLDVINELRNAGAEAMEIQGRAGDQRTAVRVGVSTWVMGAPGALVVDGTTLNPPYSVLAIGDPPTLAAAMNIPGGAVDSVERVGGTMSIEQSARVDVTALRQPKPRQYAQPVK, from the coding sequence ATGAACGAACACACCCCGCAGCACAAGCAGCCGCAGCACGGCCGCCACGAACTGGCGCCCGATGCCCAGCCGCCGGACGGCACGGACCGAAGCGGTCGGCTCCGCAGCCGGTCGCAGTTGATCTTCGGCGCGCTGGCGGTGGTGCTGTGCATCTTGCTGGGCATCGCGATCGTCACCCAGGTGCGCCAGAACGAGTCCGGTGATTCGCTGGAGACCGCCCGCCCGGCCGATCTGCTGGTGCTGCTCGACTCGTTGCAGCAGCGCGAGGCCGCGCTGAACACCGAGGTGGCCGAACTGCAGCGCACCCTGGCAGAGCTGCAGGCCTCCGGCAGCAGCGATCAGGCGGCGATCGAGAACGCGCAGGCCAGGCTCGCGGCGCTGTCGATCCTGATCGGGACGGTGCCCGCCACGGGGCCCGGCGTCAGGCTGACCATCAGCGACAACGCGCCCGGCGTGCCCGCCGAGACCCTTCTCGACGTGATCAACGAACTGCGCAACGCCGGTGCCGAGGCGATGGAGATTCAGGGGCGCGCCGGCGACCAGCGAACCGCGGTCCGCGTCGGCGTGTCCACCTGGGTGATGGGCGCCCCCGGCGCACTGGTGGTCGACGGCACCACGCTGAACCCACCGTATTCGGTTCTCGCCATTGGTGATCCACCGACACTTGCCGCGGCGATGAACATTCCCGGCGGCGCCGTGGACAGCGTCGAGCGCGTCGGCGGGACCATGTCGATCGAGCAGTCCGCCCGGGTCGACGTCACCGCCTTGCGGCAACCGAAACCACGCCAATACGCTCAGCCCGTCAAGTGA
- a CDS encoding small basic family protein, giving the protein MIGIAALVVGIVLGLVFQPDVPEFVQPYLPIAVVAALDAVFGGLRAYLERIFDSKVFVVSFVFNVLVAALIVYVGDQLGVGTQLSTAIIVVLGIRIFGNAAALRRRLFGA; this is encoded by the coding sequence GTGATCGGAATCGCCGCACTCGTCGTCGGCATCGTGCTCGGCCTGGTGTTCCAGCCGGACGTGCCCGAGTTCGTCCAGCCGTATCTGCCGATCGCGGTGGTCGCCGCGCTGGACGCCGTGTTCGGCGGGCTGCGGGCCTATCTGGAACGCATCTTCGACTCGAAGGTGTTCGTGGTCTCGTTCGTGTTCAACGTGCTCGTCGCCGCGCTGATCGTCTACGTCGGCGACCAGCTGGGCGTCGGCACCCAGCTGTCCACCGCGATCATCGTCGTGCTCGGTATCCGGATCTTCGGCAATGCAGCCGCGTTGCGGCGCAGGCTGTTCGGCGCCTGA
- a CDS encoding DUF881 domain-containing protein codes for MSALGGYDLEAGRNAHAADRPTLIPVPSLLRSLLTDHLDPGYAAAAEARAAGRVRPWWQAWAWQVAGAALLVTVFAVAMAQARETAPGMQATQQALAGSVRAADSTVSELSARRDALATEVDAERRSRLEGDALGQRLLAQLDQANIAAAATPVTGPGLTITVTDPGVSEEADLSDVSKERLPGSQQIILDRDLQLVVNSLSVSGAEALSVGGVRIGPNVTVRQAGGGILVDNQPISSPYEVLAVGPPREMQDVFDRSPGLQRLRLLESAYGVGVSVSAGDALTLPAASVREVNFARQIGQ; via the coding sequence ATGAGCGCGCTCGGCGGCTACGACCTCGAGGCGGGCCGGAATGCGCATGCGGCCGACCGGCCGACGCTGATCCCCGTGCCGTCGCTGCTGCGCTCGCTGCTGACCGACCACCTCGACCCGGGTTACGCCGCGGCGGCCGAGGCCAGGGCGGCAGGCCGGGTGCGCCCATGGTGGCAGGCCTGGGCGTGGCAGGTGGCCGGTGCGGCGCTGCTGGTGACGGTGTTCGCCGTCGCGATGGCCCAGGCCCGCGAGACCGCCCCGGGAATGCAGGCCACCCAGCAGGCCCTCGCCGGCAGTGTGCGCGCGGCCGACAGCACCGTCAGCGAACTGTCCGCCCGTCGCGATGCGCTGGCCACCGAAGTGGATGCCGAACGCCGCAGCCGCCTGGAAGGCGATGCCCTCGGCCAGCGGCTGCTCGCCCAACTCGACCAGGCCAACATCGCCGCCGCGGCCACCCCGGTCACCGGTCCGGGATTGACCATCACCGTGACCGACCCGGGCGTCAGCGAGGAGGCCGACCTCAGCGACGTGTCCAAGGAGCGGCTGCCGGGCAGCCAGCAGATCATCCTGGACCGAGACCTGCAGCTGGTGGTCAACTCGTTGTCGGTGAGCGGCGCCGAGGCGTTGTCTGTGGGCGGTGTCCGGATCGGACCCAATGTGACGGTCCGCCAGGCGGGCGGGGGTATTTTGGTCGACAATCAACCGATCAGCAGCCCGTACGAGGTTCTCGCCGTCGGACCGCCACGCGAGATGCAGGATGTGTTCGACCGCAGCCCCGGCCTGCAGCGGCTGCGGCTGCTCGAGTCCGCCTACGGCGTGGGAGTGAGCGTGAGCGCGGGCGACGCGCTTACCCTGCCCGCGGCGTCCGTTCGAGAAGTGAACTTCGCCAGACAGATTGGGCAATGA